The proteins below come from a single Salinilacihabitans rarus genomic window:
- the aglM gene encoding UDP-glucose 6-dehydrogenase AglM, whose protein sequence is MNVSIVGSGYVGTTIAACLADLGNEVVNVEVDEGIVDAINAGEAPIHEPGLDERIAEHAGGRLRATTDYDAVRETDVTFLCLPTPQADDGSLDLAAMRAGAESLGRALASTDGDHLVVVKSTVLPGTTEGVVGPVVEEHSGKRVGEGLELAMNPEFLRMGSAVRDFLEPDKVVVGATSDDAYATLRELYAPIVGRDETHLVETGLREAELIKYANNAFLAAKVSLVNELGNVAKAYGADAYEVFDAVGLDSRISERFLRSGLGWGGSCFPKDVNALRAGAREQGYDPELLDAVVAVNDEQPRRLVDLLADHVDLAGARIAVLGLSFKPNTDDTRKSRALDVIDHLRERGADVVAYDPVAVENVREEYPEIEYADAAEAALDGAEGAVVATGWPEFDDLSFEGMARRVVVDGRRIDVDGAALDAYEGLTW, encoded by the coding sequence ATGAACGTCTCCATCGTCGGCAGCGGCTACGTCGGCACGACGATCGCCGCCTGCCTCGCGGACCTCGGTAACGAGGTCGTCAACGTCGAGGTCGACGAGGGAATCGTCGACGCGATCAACGCCGGCGAGGCGCCGATCCACGAACCGGGCCTCGACGAGCGCATCGCCGAGCACGCGGGCGGCCGCCTGCGGGCGACGACCGACTACGACGCGGTCCGGGAGACCGACGTCACCTTCCTCTGTCTGCCGACGCCCCAGGCCGACGACGGCAGCCTCGACCTCGCGGCGATGCGCGCCGGCGCGGAGTCGCTCGGGCGCGCGCTCGCGTCGACGGACGGCGATCACCTCGTCGTCGTCAAGAGCACCGTCCTCCCCGGCACCACCGAGGGGGTCGTCGGCCCCGTCGTCGAGGAGCACTCCGGGAAGCGGGTCGGCGAGGGGCTCGAACTCGCGATGAACCCCGAGTTCCTCCGGATGGGCAGCGCGGTCCGGGACTTTCTGGAACCCGACAAGGTGGTCGTCGGGGCGACGAGCGACGACGCGTACGCGACGCTCCGGGAACTGTACGCCCCGATCGTAGGACGGGACGAGACGCACCTCGTCGAGACCGGCCTCCGGGAGGCCGAACTCATCAAGTACGCGAACAACGCCTTCCTCGCGGCGAAGGTCTCGCTCGTGAACGAACTCGGGAACGTCGCGAAAGCCTACGGCGCCGACGCCTACGAGGTGTTCGACGCCGTCGGCCTCGACAGTCGCATCTCGGAGCGGTTCCTCCGCTCGGGGCTCGGCTGGGGTGGCTCCTGTTTCCCGAAGGACGTCAACGCGTTGCGCGCCGGCGCGCGCGAGCAGGGGTACGACCCCGAACTCCTCGACGCGGTCGTCGCGGTCAACGACGAACAGCCCCGCCGGCTGGTCGACCTGCTGGCCGACCACGTCGACCTCGCGGGCGCCCGGATCGCGGTCCTCGGGCTCTCGTTCAAGCCGAACACCGACGACACGCGGAAGTCGCGCGCGCTGGACGTGATCGACCACCTGCGCGAGCGCGGCGCGGACGTCGTCGCCTACGACCCGGTCGCGGTCGAGAACGTCCGAGAGGAGTACCCCGAAATCGAGTACGCCGACGCGGCCGAGGCGGCCCTCGACGGCGCGGAGGGGGCGGTCGTCGCCACCGGCTGGCCCGAGTTCGACGACCTCTCGTTCGAGGGGATGGCCCGGCGGGTGGTCGTCGACGGCCGCCGGATCGACGTCGACGGGGCCGCCCTCGACGCGTACGAGGGGCTGACCTGGTGA
- a CDS encoding agl cluster protein AglQ → MSSSLHELIVRSATAGLGRQAETGAMPAGHNGPYRDPETPVRNTSHWLVIFLQAAELTGENRYREGARRAIEYLLSPAARPHGATFVHRENPDKDRCNGLIGQAWTIEALAVASQRLDRPDLCRLATDVFCSHPFDERLGIWKRVEVDGTVLPYDRTFNHQLWFAAAGGLLAQAGSDEADARVAIFLDRLESLLDVEDTGLVRHPLRPDLVTDRGVILSRPLRYRGLLRTHLLHYARPPSRKRALRTKAIGYHSFNLYALALLKRCYPSHSVWDTTSVRRALEYARSEAYRESIDDNRFGYPYNPPGFEIPFAFETFDVATREDRETWVRTQIQRCFDPTMDLMSANTPDPETHAARLYEATRLEAYQVGSESDPSKQ, encoded by the coding sequence ATGTCATCTTCCCTCCACGAGCTGATTGTCAGATCCGCGACGGCTGGCCTCGGCCGACAGGCGGAGACGGGCGCCATGCCCGCGGGTCACAACGGTCCGTACCGCGACCCGGAGACGCCGGTCCGGAATACGTCCCACTGGCTCGTCATTTTCCTGCAAGCTGCCGAACTGACCGGCGAAAATCGGTACCGTGAGGGTGCCCGACGCGCTATCGAATACCTGCTCTCGCCGGCTGCAAGACCACACGGTGCGACGTTCGTCCACAGGGAAAATCCCGACAAGGATCGCTGTAACGGACTGATCGGACAGGCGTGGACCATCGAGGCGCTGGCGGTCGCGTCACAGCGACTCGATCGGCCGGATCTGTGTCGGCTCGCCACTGACGTCTTCTGTAGCCATCCGTTCGACGAACGGTTAGGAATATGGAAACGCGTCGAAGTGGACGGGACCGTCCTGCCGTACGACAGAACGTTCAACCACCAGTTGTGGTTCGCCGCTGCCGGCGGATTGCTCGCTCAGGCTGGAAGCGACGAAGCGGACGCACGGGTGGCTATCTTTCTCGACCGTTTGGAGTCGCTGCTGGACGTAGAGGACACCGGGCTCGTTCGACACCCGCTCCGACCCGACCTCGTTACCGACCGAGGGGTGATTCTCTCTCGACCGCTCCGTTATCGGGGGTTATTACGAACGCACCTCCTCCACTACGCGCGGCCCCCGTCACGAAAACGAGCGCTCAGAACGAAGGCGATCGGCTATCACAGTTTCAACCTGTACGCACTGGCGCTGTTAAAAAGATGTTATCCGTCACACTCCGTCTGGGACACCACATCCGTCCGGCGCGCTCTCGAGTACGCTCGGTCGGAAGCGTACCGTGAATCGATCGACGACAACCGGTTTGGCTACCCGTACAACCCACCCGGATTCGAAATCCCGTTCGCGTTCGAAACCTTCGATGTCGCTACCCGCGAAGACCGTGAAACGTGGGTTCGAACACAGATCCAACGCTGTTTCGACCCGACGATGGATCTGATGTCGGCGAACACCCCCGACCCGGAGACACACGCCGCGCGGTTATACGAAGCGACTCGTCTCGAAGCGTATCAGGTGGGCAGCGAGTCTGATCCCTCAAAACAGTAG
- the aglG gene encoding glucosyl-dolichyl phosphate glucuronosyltransferase, giving the protein MRVSVVICTYAMERYDVFSECVESVLAQTYEPLEVVLVVDGNEPVFERVREDFGDLDDVVLHCNEENRGISYSRTKGAEIATGEVVAFIDDDAVAEPDWIEQLVRVYEETDAIAVGGHVAPDWVTAKPDFFPEEFYWLVGCDERGFGEHMEELRNTYGSNISFRREVFLSVGGYDENTGRQGDRHVQAHEAPVCIRMRNEYGKGVIYNTDAVVHHKLFDYRGEFRWLVFRSFWQGYSKRIMDLLLPEAKGDKNEYLKRLLFEFVPSRLTDLVRRPSLAGVKQLVAIFVFTAAVGFGYLYGLVDVDRSGLTAGRDSATGN; this is encoded by the coding sequence ATGAGAGTCTCCGTCGTCATCTGCACGTACGCGATGGAGCGCTACGACGTCTTCTCCGAGTGTGTCGAGAGCGTCCTCGCCCAGACCTACGAGCCCCTCGAGGTCGTCCTCGTCGTCGACGGCAACGAACCCGTCTTCGAGCGCGTCCGCGAGGACTTCGGCGACCTCGACGACGTCGTCCTCCACTGCAACGAAGAGAACCGCGGCATCTCCTACAGCCGCACGAAAGGCGCCGAGATCGCCACCGGCGAGGTCGTGGCGTTCATCGACGACGACGCGGTCGCCGAACCGGACTGGATCGAACAGCTAGTGCGGGTGTACGAGGAGACCGACGCCATCGCGGTCGGCGGCCACGTCGCGCCCGACTGGGTCACGGCGAAGCCCGACTTCTTCCCCGAGGAGTTCTACTGGCTCGTCGGCTGTGACGAGCGTGGGTTCGGCGAGCACATGGAGGAACTGCGAAACACCTACGGCTCGAACATCTCCTTTCGCCGCGAGGTGTTCCTGAGCGTCGGCGGCTACGACGAGAACACGGGTCGGCAGGGCGACCGCCACGTCCAGGCCCACGAGGCGCCCGTCTGTATCCGGATGCGAAACGAGTACGGCAAGGGCGTGATCTACAACACCGACGCCGTCGTCCACCACAAGCTGTTCGACTACCGCGGCGAGTTCCGCTGGCTCGTGTTCCGGTCGTTCTGGCAGGGCTACTCCAAGCGGATCATGGACCTGCTGTTGCCGGAGGCGAAAGGCGACAAGAACGAGTACCTGAAGCGGCTGTTGTTCGAGTTCGTCCCCTCGCGGCTGACGGACCTCGTTCGACGGCCGTCGCTGGCGGGGGTGAAACAGCTCGTCGCGATCTTCGTCTTCACCGCGGCGGTCGGGTTCGGCTACCTGTACGGGCTGGTCGACGTCGACCGCTCCGGGCTGACCGCCGGCCGCGACTCGGCGACGGGTAACTGA
- the aglJ gene encoding S-layer glycoprotein N-glycosyltransferase AglJ: MDDAVHADSPARDVAAAGDESRGVSPDDVCVLIPTLDEGATIGEVIDGFRERGFTNVLVADGGSSDDTREIARERGARVFVQSGEGKGQAVREALDYVDVPYVLMLDGDGTYDPADADRMLEPLARGYEHVIGDRFADMDDDAMRKLNGFGNRLINRAFRFIHGAEYDDILSGYRAFTTESIRRLPLESDGFTIETELAVECVKQGVDTTVVPVSYSARPEESETNLHPIRDGGTIILALYSLAKTNNPLFYFGSLGAAAVVSGGAIALYVLWEWIQYQQGHEIMAVVSAAAVLLGVQLLMFGVLSDMIVTLHHEQRQRLERISRETDRRDRER; the protein is encoded by the coding sequence ATGGACGACGCGGTTCACGCGGACTCGCCGGCCCGGGACGTCGCGGCCGCAGGCGACGAGTCACGCGGCGTCTCGCCGGACGACGTCTGCGTGCTGATCCCGACGCTCGACGAGGGGGCCACGATCGGCGAGGTGATCGACGGCTTCCGCGAGCGAGGGTTCACCAACGTGCTGGTGGCCGACGGCGGTTCGAGCGACGACACGCGCGAGATCGCCCGCGAGCGCGGCGCTCGCGTCTTCGTCCAGTCGGGCGAGGGGAAAGGTCAGGCGGTCCGCGAGGCGCTCGACTACGTCGACGTCCCGTACGTCCTCATGCTCGACGGCGACGGGACGTACGACCCGGCCGACGCCGATCGGATGCTCGAACCGCTGGCCCGCGGCTACGAGCACGTGATCGGCGACCGGTTCGCCGACATGGACGACGACGCGATGCGGAAGCTCAACGGGTTCGGGAACCGCCTCATCAACCGGGCGTTCCGGTTCATCCACGGCGCCGAGTACGACGACATCCTCTCGGGCTACCGGGCGTTTACGACCGAGTCGATCCGCCGGCTGCCGCTCGAATCCGACGGCTTCACGATCGAGACGGAACTGGCCGTCGAGTGTGTCAAACAGGGCGTCGACACGACGGTCGTCCCCGTCAGCTACAGCGCACGCCCGGAGGAGTCGGAGACGAACCTCCACCCGATCAGGGACGGCGGGACGATCATCCTCGCGCTGTACTCGCTGGCGAAGACGAACAACCCGCTGTTTTACTTCGGCAGTCTCGGGGCCGCGGCGGTGGTCTCCGGGGGCGCCATCGCGCTGTACGTCCTCTGGGAGTGGATCCAGTACCAGCAGGGCCACGAGATCATGGCGGTCGTCTCCGCGGCGGCGGTCCTGCTGGGCGTCCAGTTGCTGATGTTCGGGGTGCTCTCGGACATGATCGTCACGCTGCACCACGAGCAACGCCAGCGTCTCGAACGGATCAGCCGCGAGACGGACCGCCGGGACCGCGAGCGCTGA
- a CDS encoding sulfatase-like hydrolase/transferase, whose amino-acid sequence MSARAPNVLLVVLDSLKAKNVGLYGYERETTPFLESFAASDATTVYTQARAPGMTSYPSHTSIFTGLEVAEHGAHDLLTHQLDPSRTIWHTLSTEFGYETGVFSDNVNLTGEKSLASAFDHVVGRRGRLVPDAPDPDKFFNSPEYLDGETNGSKHLEYLKHCLRSERTIGGIANGAAKQFSQTFSSAALERRLDHSADRFLDPFYTWIDSVDGPWAACLNLMDTHLPFCPAKEHDLWGGSRLQRTQAALDPTSWNVYGGDVSWDAWNSLENIYDGTIRQVDHYLADLVDQLKGRGCFDDTLLVITSDHGEGFGEYSRVKPDFRIAGHIVGLHESLLHVPLIVSAPEQSNGETVTDLATLRRFPDAVTEAVDGEIEPDAFVPNSPVVASASTIDVKRKNRQRARKYCGDLAPYEGPIRAVYRSENGTIRKYLTWGDRGATVEIEDAQRASVVDGGDPHEEVASAFERFDEADVVLEQGEIGDETKTHLQSLGYL is encoded by the coding sequence ATGAGCGCCCGTGCTCCGAACGTTCTTCTAGTCGTACTGGATAGCCTGAAGGCCAAAAACGTCGGATTGTACGGATACGAGAGGGAGACGACCCCGTTTCTCGAATCGTTCGCCGCTTCGGACGCCACGACCGTGTACACGCAGGCGCGAGCGCCGGGGATGACGAGTTACCCGAGTCACACGAGCATCTTTACGGGTCTCGAGGTCGCCGAACACGGTGCCCACGATCTGCTGACACACCAACTGGATCCGTCGCGTACGATCTGGCACACGCTCTCGACCGAGTTCGGCTACGAGACGGGCGTGTTCTCCGACAACGTCAACTTGACCGGCGAGAAGTCACTCGCGTCGGCGTTCGACCACGTCGTCGGGCGCCGGGGAAGACTGGTTCCCGATGCGCCGGATCCTGACAAGTTCTTCAACAGTCCCGAGTATCTCGATGGGGAGACGAACGGTTCGAAACACCTCGAATACCTAAAACACTGTCTGCGAAGCGAACGGACGATCGGCGGAATCGCGAACGGTGCTGCCAAGCAGTTCAGCCAGACCTTCTCCTCTGCGGCCCTAGAACGTCGCCTCGACCACTCTGCCGATCGGTTCCTCGACCCCTTCTACACATGGATCGACTCGGTAGACGGGCCGTGGGCCGCCTGTCTCAATCTCATGGACACACACCTCCCCTTTTGTCCCGCGAAGGAACACGATCTGTGGGGCGGATCGCGTCTCCAACGGACCCAAGCCGCTCTCGACCCGACCTCGTGGAACGTGTACGGCGGAGACGTATCTTGGGACGCGTGGAACTCCCTCGAGAACATCTACGACGGAACTATCAGGCAGGTTGATCACTACCTTGCGGACCTCGTCGACCAACTCAAAGGGCGGGGCTGTTTCGATGATACGCTCCTCGTTATCACCTCCGATCACGGGGAGGGGTTCGGGGAATACAGTCGAGTCAAACCCGATTTCCGGATCGCCGGCCACATCGTCGGGTTACACGAATCGCTGTTGCACGTGCCGCTCATCGTCTCGGCTCCGGAGCAATCGAACGGGGAAACCGTCACGGACCTGGCAACACTCCGACGGTTCCCCGATGCAGTAACGGAGGCCGTGGACGGGGAAATCGAACCCGACGCCTTCGTCCCGAACAGCCCCGTCGTAGCCTCCGCGTCGACAATCGACGTTAAACGGAAAAACAGACAACGAGCCAGGAAGTACTGTGGGGATCTCGCGCCGTACGAGGGACCCATTCGAGCAGTGTATCGGTCGGAGAACGGGACGATCCGGAAGTACCTGACGTGGGGGGATCGCGGCGCGACGGTCGAGATCGAAGATGCCCAGCGGGCGTCGGTGGTCGATGGTGGGGATCCACACGAAGAGGTGGCCTCGGCATTCGAACGGTTCGACGAGGCCGACGTGGTGCTCGAACAAGGGGAAATCGGCGACGAGACGAAAACACACCTTCAGAGCCTCGGCTACCTGTAA
- a CDS encoding lipopolysaccharide biosynthesis protein: protein MRLGQTSVVHFGSQLLVTVAGFVANIYFVRTLGGDTLGAYFLVLGVLAWLSIVGDLGIRTAVKKRMSGTGEEAAFFTAGLLAQVVVLSAVAALVLVFADPLNRYLGVEAATFVALLLVARVFLSFVRAALDGSHLVYVSSLLNPLEWGGRTTLQVTAVFFGFGLSGMLWGYFGAAIFAIAAGLFFLPAELATPDREHFDSLFSYSRYSWLAEFRHRSFLSMDTVVLGLFVSTGFIAIYEIAWNIASVLAIFGTSVSKTLFPEISEQTSRQSAEKAVRFTTQSLLYCGLFIAPGLVGAVVVGDLVLALYDPEFVAGYWVLLVLIVARGIQLYHGQLTNVLSAIDRPDAVFRIDAAFVLTNLSLNVALVYSYGWMGAAVATTISAVVGLVLAYYALSSVIDVSVPVVEIGKQWVAALTMGGATYYLRTLMADSTVTLLILVGIGAGIYFVVLWALSGRFRRAVVDNVPGDFLTGSG, encoded by the coding sequence ATGAGACTCGGTCAAACCTCCGTCGTACACTTCGGCTCGCAACTGCTGGTGACCGTCGCCGGCTTCGTCGCGAACATCTACTTCGTGAGAACGCTGGGTGGCGATACGCTGGGGGCGTACTTCCTCGTGCTCGGCGTACTGGCGTGGCTCTCTATCGTGGGCGATCTCGGCATCCGAACCGCGGTGAAAAAGCGAATGAGCGGCACTGGTGAGGAGGCCGCCTTCTTCACCGCCGGCCTTCTCGCGCAAGTTGTCGTATTGAGCGCGGTCGCAGCCCTCGTCCTCGTGTTCGCCGACCCCCTCAATCGCTACCTCGGGGTCGAGGCCGCGACGTTCGTCGCGCTGTTGCTGGTCGCACGCGTATTTCTGTCGTTCGTCAGAGCCGCGCTGGACGGCAGTCACCTCGTGTACGTCTCTTCGCTGTTGAACCCCTTGGAGTGGGGCGGGCGAACTACGCTTCAGGTCACGGCCGTCTTCTTTGGCTTCGGTCTCTCCGGAATGCTGTGGGGCTACTTCGGCGCAGCAATCTTTGCTATTGCCGCCGGACTGTTCTTTCTCCCGGCCGAACTCGCAACGCCGGATCGGGAACACTTCGACTCCCTCTTCTCGTACTCCCGGTACTCCTGGCTCGCCGAGTTCCGCCATCGGAGTTTTCTCTCGATGGACACCGTCGTTCTGGGGCTGTTCGTCTCGACGGGGTTCATCGCCATTTACGAAATCGCGTGGAACATCGCCTCCGTGCTGGCGATCTTCGGAACGTCGGTGAGCAAGACGCTGTTCCCGGAGATCAGTGAACAGACGTCGAGACAGTCGGCGGAAAAGGCAGTCCGGTTTACGACGCAATCGTTACTGTACTGTGGGCTGTTCATCGCCCCCGGACTCGTCGGCGCGGTCGTGGTCGGCGACCTCGTCCTCGCGCTGTACGATCCCGAGTTCGTCGCTGGTTACTGGGTACTGCTCGTTCTCATCGTCGCACGGGGGATCCAGTTGTATCACGGCCAACTTACCAACGTTCTCTCCGCCATCGACAGACCGGACGCCGTCTTCCGGATCGACGCGGCGTTCGTGCTGACGAACCTGTCGCTCAACGTCGCGCTCGTGTACTCGTACGGCTGGATGGGGGCGGCGGTGGCGACGACGATCTCGGCGGTCGTCGGTCTGGTCCTGGCGTACTACGCGCTCTCGAGCGTGATCGACGTGTCAGTTCCCGTGGTGGAAATCGGGAAACAGTGGGTCGCCGCGTTGACGATGGGCGGCGCGACGTACTACCTGCGGACGTTGATGGCGGACTCTACGGTCACGCTCCTCATTTTGGTCGGGATCGGGGCTGGCATCTATTTCGTCGTCCTCTGGGCTCTTTCCGGTCGGTTCCGGCGTGCTGTCGTCGATAATGTCCCCGGTGACTTCTTGACCGGTAGTGGATAG
- a CDS encoding glycosyltransferase — protein sequence MPADATVSIIVPVYNDPGGVAVTIDSSLSQSLDREYRIVVVDNGSTDRTPDVVRSSDDDRLSLAHETDVQSSYAARNTGIRATDADVLAFVDADVTVPEDWLDRALDEFETADADYMGCNVELTLPENPALAARYDAHTGFPVEQYLRRQRFAPTCCLFVRREVFEDVGLFDHRLTSGGDKEFGNRVHEAGYEMHFAEDVTMYHPTRNSIRDLVTKDLRVGRGLCQLQRYHPDRYGEPGIPPRPSGIKRPDRDLSRRDRLAFGALSTFLTGVRGLGYYREYVAGERDAEPGGVPALES from the coding sequence ATGCCAGCCGACGCTACCGTCTCGATTATCGTCCCCGTGTACAACGATCCGGGCGGCGTCGCGGTCACGATCGACTCGTCGTTGTCGCAGTCCCTCGACCGCGAGTACCGCATCGTCGTCGTCGACAACGGCTCCACCGACCGAACCCCCGACGTCGTTCGCTCCTCCGACGACGACCGACTCTCCCTCGCTCACGAAACCGACGTCCAGTCCTCCTACGCCGCCCGAAACACCGGCATCCGCGCCACCGATGCCGACGTCCTCGCCTTCGTCGACGCGGACGTGACCGTTCCCGAGGACTGGCTCGACCGCGCCCTCGACGAGTTCGAAACCGCCGACGCGGACTACATGGGCTGTAACGTCGAACTCACGCTCCCCGAGAACCCTGCGCTCGCGGCCCGCTACGACGCCCACACCGGCTTCCCGGTGGAACAGTACCTCCGGCGCCAGCGCTTCGCCCCGACCTGCTGTCTCTTCGTTCGCCGCGAGGTCTTCGAGGACGTCGGCCTCTTCGACCACCGGCTCACCTCCGGCGGCGACAAGGAGTTCGGCAACCGCGTTCACGAGGCCGGCTACGAGATGCACTTCGCCGAGGACGTCACGATGTACCACCCGACGCGGAACTCGATCCGCGACCTCGTGACGAAGGACCTCCGCGTCGGCCGCGGCCTCTGTCAGCTACAGCGGTACCACCCGGACCGGTACGGCGAGCCCGGAATCCCGCCGCGTCCGTCGGGGATCAAGCGACCGGACCGCGACCTGTCGCGACGCGATCGGCTCGCGTTCGGCGCGCTCTCGACGTTCCTCACGGGCGTCCGCGGGCTGGGCTACTACCGCGAGTACGTCGCGGGCGAGCGAGACGCGGAACCCGGTGGGGTTCCCGCGCTCGAATCGTGA
- the aglF gene encoding UTP--glucose-1-phosphate uridylyltransferase AglF, which produces MQAVVLAAGEGTRLRPLTEDKPKVLVEVDGKPLIEDVFDNLIEVGATEFVVVVGYMKEKIIERYGDEYEGVPITYAHQREQLGLAHAILQAEPHVDDDFMLMLGDNVFRANLGDVINRQQEERADAAFLVEEVPYEEASRYGVLDTNEYGEIVEVMEKPDDPPSNLVMTGFYTFTPAIFHACHLVQPSDRGEYELPDAIDLLIQSGRTIDAIRMDGWRIDVGYPEDRDRAEERLAEEGKELVEEA; this is translated from the coding sequence ATGCAAGCAGTCGTTTTAGCGGCCGGCGAGGGCACCCGCCTCCGGCCGTTAACCGAGGACAAACCGAAAGTCCTCGTCGAAGTCGACGGGAAACCCCTCATTGAGGACGTCTTCGACAACCTGATCGAGGTCGGCGCGACCGAGTTCGTGGTCGTCGTCGGGTACATGAAAGAGAAAATCATCGAGCGCTACGGCGACGAGTACGAGGGCGTCCCGATCACGTACGCCCACCAGCGCGAGCAGTTGGGTCTCGCCCACGCCATCCTCCAGGCCGAACCCCACGTCGACGACGACTTCATGCTGATGCTCGGGGACAACGTCTTCCGGGCGAACCTCGGCGACGTGATCAACAGGCAACAGGAAGAACGCGCCGACGCCGCGTTCCTCGTCGAGGAAGTCCCCTACGAGGAAGCGAGTCGGTACGGGGTGCTGGATACGAACGAGTACGGCGAGATCGTCGAGGTGATGGAAAAGCCCGACGACCCGCCCTCCAATCTCGTGATGACCGGCTTCTACACGTTCACGCCCGCCATCTTCCACGCCTGTCACCTCGTCCAGCCCTCCGATCGGGGCGAGTACGAACTGCCGGACGCGATCGACCTCCTGATCCAGTCGGGCCGGACGATCGACGCCATCCGGATGGACGGCTGGCGCATCGACGTCGGCTACCCCGAGGACCGCGACCGCGCCGAGGAGCGGCTGGCCGAGGAAGGGAAAGAACTCGTCGAGGAAGCCTGA
- a CDS encoding sulfatase-like hydrolase/transferase — protein MELNVREWLKQLRTEWGQNPRRAPLYAFYVPYLGMWYSVTSRYPVGTNVYDKDWDVLVVLDACRTDSLRQLSDEYDFLAEIDSVRSVGSQSGEWIANTFREDRLDDVENTVMVTANGFARRILADRRFPPFSNNPPVQAAQWTPVYGSDFEDLQFVWEDHHDPDLGVVPPRVVTDYAIEAARETQPERLVVHYLQPHRPYIADAAAAGRRTTEVEREGYEVLERGEASRDEIYSMYMDNLRYVLDDVELLLENVDAETVAITADHGESFGEGFAYGHPEGFLHPVVKRVPWVETTAADTGSYTPEISAHEDLETDIESHLQDLGYM, from the coding sequence GTGGAACTGAACGTCAGAGAGTGGCTGAAGCAACTCCGGACTGAGTGGGGCCAGAATCCGCGTCGCGCTCCCCTCTACGCCTTTTACGTCCCGTACCTCGGGATGTGGTACTCCGTTACTTCTCGCTACCCTGTCGGGACGAACGTATACGATAAAGATTGGGACGTTCTGGTCGTTCTCGACGCGTGTCGGACCGATTCGCTCCGACAACTCTCGGACGAGTACGACTTTTTGGCCGAGATCGATAGCGTTCGTTCCGTCGGGAGCCAGTCGGGCGAGTGGATCGCGAACACGTTTCGAGAAGACCGGCTCGATGACGTCGAAAATACGGTCATGGTGACGGCGAACGGCTTCGCGAGGCGGATTCTGGCCGATCGTCGATTTCCGCCCTTCAGCAATAACCCGCCCGTCCAAGCGGCCCAGTGGACTCCAGTTTACGGTTCCGACTTCGAGGACCTACAATTCGTCTGGGAGGACCATCACGATCCGGATCTCGGCGTTGTCCCTCCACGGGTCGTGACGGATTACGCGATCGAAGCCGCACGGGAGACGCAGCCGGAACGGCTCGTCGTTCACTATCTTCAGCCCCACCGGCCGTACATCGCGGACGCCGCGGCCGCCGGGCGACGTACCACCGAGGTCGAACGGGAGGGATACGAGGTTCTGGAACGGGGCGAGGCCTCGCGAGACGAGATCTATTCGATGTATATGGACAACCTGCGGTACGTATTGGACGACGTCGAACTCCTTTTGGAAAACGTCGACGCCGAAACGGTCGCGATCACCGCCGACCACGGGGAGTCGTTCGGCGAGGGGTTCGCGTACGGACACCCCGAAGGCTTCCTCCATCCCGTGGTGAAACGGGTCCCGTGGGTCGAGACGACGGCGGCGGATACCGGCTCGTATACGCCCGAGATCTCCGCTCATGAGGATCTCGAAACGGACATCGAGTCACACCTTCAGGACCTGGGCTACATGTGA